One Thomasclavelia spiroformis DSM 1552 DNA window includes the following coding sequences:
- a CDS encoding YaaA family protein: MKIIISPAKVMKYKQSNIDKSKIIFPKKTSELLEYLKQFSVEQLHDYMKISFKMANTVYDYYHNDHPYTPAIFCYQGTVFKQLSLNTYSQEDFEYLNKYLNIMSAYYGVLKYNTNIIPYRLDMTMKFDIDLYKYWQLEINEYFKDEDYIISLASKEFSKMINHPNLINIDFVQDKAGKLTRNAMYVKQARGKMLETMVKHKITSLDDLKNIVFDDYCYNEELSTSNNYVFIRNIKLTYKKI; the protein is encoded by the coding sequence ATGAAAATAATTATTTCACCTGCAAAAGTAATGAAGTACAAACAATCCAATATAGATAAATCAAAAATTATTTTTCCTAAAAAAACAAGTGAATTATTAGAATATTTAAAACAATTTTCTGTTGAACAATTACATGATTATATGAAAATATCATTTAAAATGGCAAATACTGTATATGATTATTATCATAATGATCATCCATATACACCAGCTATTTTTTGTTATCAAGGTACCGTATTTAAACAATTAAGTTTAAATACATACAGTCAAGAAGATTTTGAATATTTAAATAAATATTTAAATATTATGTCTGCATATTATGGTGTATTGAAATATAATACTAACATTATTCCCTATCGTTTAGATATGACTATGAAATTTGATATTGATTTATATAAATATTGGCAATTAGAAATTAATGAATATTTTAAAGATGAAGACTATATTATCTCTCTTGCATCTAAAGAATTTTCTAAGATGATTAATCACCCTAATTTAATTAATATTGATTTTGTTCAAGATAAAGCCGGTAAACTTACAAGAAATGCAATGTATGTAAAACAAGCAAGAGGTAAGATGTTAGAAACGATGGTTAAGCATAAAATTACTTCATTAGATGATTTAAAAAATATCGTATTTGATGATTATTGTTATAATGAAGAATTATCTACTTCAAATAATTATGTATTTATTAGAAACATAAAATTAACATATAAAAAAATTTAG
- a CDS encoding UvrD-helicase domain-containing protein — protein sequence MPISPLNDGQYEAVITRNCSILVSAPAGSGKTKILVNRILALIEEENYNVDELLVLTFTNAAALEMKQRLQVALDQRLQDDITNELSNHLLKQKQLLPKAYITNFHGFCSTLLKQYGYLIGINSKFDICTDPTTIKHQILDQCIEKWINDDEFMEFINLYFPEYYFKSFKNAILKFENLSNTIYNFYDYINEIEKNIYDHIINGNEDDYNSWPINEKIFELLTKQAKMGLNKVYELASFAKNNNLSFYYQNPFGSDNPKKADLPSPFDCHLKYYNDVIKAIDSKDINKIITASNASLIKSYDARGLFNEDNENAKAEYNRLKNGIVKFYKDTFNDLVYDNLDEFKLTLSTSKIPLKTLINYLKKFKIAYQEYKTQNNLLDFNDLEANALELLEPKYKIANLLYNQLKEIMIDEYQDTNQIQETLINKIADLKKPVINRFMVGDMKQSIYRFREADPKIFSDKYNTFNRLPNTKRIDLKFNYRSNKIVLDSVNYIFNQIMDNDIGGLDYYLDESAKLNYDYLRKEGAKELEDLDSVTLNASKRLDQENRFTTEVLLSYQTNISSKDAELEAKIVAKKIQDMVGKLELDNFNKTKRLTEYKDIVVLMRNTRNFIAFKKIFSKYNIPSHIVLSQGFLQSNEIISIFNVLSAFDNHLNDIAFTSLLKGNYVISNFSEDLLLKIRCDDSISMYDNVLNYIESKQKYYQELSTFIDYYHEMRQYFNYHSVKEGLNKFYQDSEYLSFLASLVNGAQRVANMELLLQKMDEMKNESLHSIVCKFDEMMKNGVNMSPAMVSSNDDNVVSFMTIHKSKGLEFPIVFVSNLQNKFNQQDARERIISDKQLGIAIKPRLSKQLGNYQNVFIEYENKYRKVIAKCQTNESIDEEMRIFYVALTRASQKLILTGLIKEPQDIIKWQKYIINNNEDSIINPRCNDKVILYLNARKQNSYLDWLGISLMRHDDIINQGINKNLLDKNNSDELINEIKHNFQTIMIHKSKNLIKENTKHSKFSIKLFSHEDIEQQILINNQIETTLDLANYQRNNEYVYQYPLIENKAIAVTKKIQNIYPNFNDLNHDNTSDFGFEATTRGNIIHSVLEHMDFNLDLDDNLKILKDIELYNQDEWNIINKYYSHFKAFFESDVCKLMNSAKQLYKEKSFSMMDEGQIIHGIFDAICINDNNVTIIDYKTDTLKKSTSNETLINLHKAQMDYYKKILARVFPQANIQAIVYYLNIDKYIIIK from the coding sequence ATGCCGATTAGTCCTTTAAATGATGGTCAATATGAAGCCGTTATTACCCGTAATTGTTCAATTTTAGTTTCAGCTCCAGCTGGTTCTGGTAAAACAAAAATATTAGTAAATCGCATTCTTGCCCTAATCGAAGAAGAAAATTATAACGTTGATGAATTATTAGTTTTAACATTCACTAATGCTGCTGCCTTAGAAATGAAGCAAAGACTTCAAGTAGCATTAGATCAACGTCTTCAAGATGATATAACTAATGAATTATCTAATCACCTATTGAAACAAAAACAATTACTTCCTAAAGCCTATATCACAAACTTCCATGGCTTTTGTAGTACTTTATTAAAACAATATGGGTATTTAATTGGGATAAATAGTAAATTTGATATTTGTACTGATCCAACTACAATAAAACATCAGATTCTTGATCAGTGTATTGAAAAATGGATCAATGATGATGAATTTATGGAATTTATTAATTTGTATTTTCCTGAATATTATTTTAAAAGTTTTAAAAATGCTATTTTGAAATTTGAAAATCTAAGTAACACAATCTATAACTTTTATGACTATATTAATGAAATAGAAAAAAATATTTATGATCATATTATTAATGGTAATGAAGATGATTATAATAGTTGGCCAATTAATGAAAAAATTTTTGAATTATTAACTAAACAAGCAAAAATGGGATTAAATAAAGTATATGAACTAGCAAGCTTTGCTAAAAATAACAATTTATCATTTTATTATCAAAATCCTTTTGGTAGTGATAATCCAAAGAAAGCTGACCTTCCTAGTCCATTTGATTGTCATTTAAAATACTATAACGATGTTATTAAAGCAATTGATAGTAAAGATATTAATAAAATAATAACTGCTAGTAATGCTTCATTAATTAAATCATATGATGCTCGAGGACTTTTTAATGAAGACAATGAAAATGCTAAAGCTGAATATAATCGTTTAAAAAATGGAATAGTAAAATTCTACAAAGATACTTTCAATGATTTAGTATATGATAATTTAGATGAATTTAAATTGACTCTATCAACATCAAAAATCCCATTAAAAACACTAATCAATTATTTAAAAAAATTTAAAATTGCTTATCAAGAATACAAAACCCAAAATAATTTATTAGATTTTAATGATCTTGAAGCAAATGCCCTTGAACTTCTTGAACCAAAATACAAAATTGCTAATCTTTTGTATAACCAATTAAAAGAAATCATGATTGATGAATATCAAGATACAAACCAAATTCAAGAAACTTTGATCAATAAAATAGCTGACTTAAAAAAGCCTGTAATCAATCGTTTTATGGTTGGTGATATGAAACAGTCAATTTACCGTTTTAGAGAAGCAGATCCAAAAATATTTAGTGATAAATACAATACATTTAATCGTCTACCAAACACAAAAAGAATTGATTTAAAATTTAATTATCGTTCAAATAAAATAGTTCTAGATAGTGTTAATTATATATTTAATCAAATTATGGACAACGATATTGGTGGTCTTGATTATTACTTAGATGAAAGTGCTAAATTAAATTACGATTATTTAAGAAAAGAAGGTGCAAAAGAACTAGAAGATTTAGATTCAGTTACACTTAATGCCTCAAAACGTCTTGATCAAGAAAATCGTTTTACAACTGAGGTATTATTATCATATCAAACTAATATAAGTTCAAAAGATGCTGAATTAGAAGCAAAAATAGTTGCAAAAAAGATCCAAGATATGGTTGGTAAGCTTGAATTAGATAATTTTAATAAAACAAAAAGATTAACTGAATATAAAGATATTGTAGTATTAATGAGAAATACTCGTAATTTTATTGCTTTTAAAAAAATTTTTTCTAAATACAACATTCCAAGTCACATTGTTTTATCTCAAGGATTTTTACAATCAAATGAAATAATTAGTATCTTTAATGTACTTAGTGCTTTTGATAATCATTTAAATGATATTGCCTTTACTAGTTTACTAAAAGGTAATTATGTAATTAGTAATTTTAGCGAAGATCTTCTTTTAAAAATTAGATGTGATGATAGTATTTCAATGTATGATAATGTTTTGAATTATATCGAATCTAAACAAAAATATTATCAAGAACTTAGTACATTTATTGATTACTATCATGAAATGCGTCAGTATTTTAATTATCACAGTGTTAAAGAGGGTTTAAATAAATTTTATCAAGATAGTGAATATTTGAGTTTTTTAGCTTCATTAGTAAATGGTGCTCAAAGAGTTGCAAATATGGAATTATTATTACAAAAAATGGATGAAATGAAAAATGAATCATTACATAGCATTGTTTGTAAATTTGATGAAATGATGAAAAATGGTGTTAATATGTCGCCAGCTATGGTTTCAAGTAATGATGATAATGTTGTCTCTTTCATGACAATTCATAAATCAAAAGGATTAGAATTTCCAATTGTATTTGTATCAAACCTTCAAAATAAATTTAATCAACAAGATGCTCGAGAACGAATAATTAGTGATAAACAATTAGGAATTGCAATTAAACCGCGTTTATCAAAACAACTAGGTAATTATCAAAATGTTTTCATTGAATATGAAAACAAATATCGTAAAGTTATAGCCAAATGTCAAACAAATGAATCAATTGATGAAGAAATGAGAATATTTTATGTTGCTTTAACTAGAGCATCACAAAAGCTCATTTTAACCGGTTTAATCAAAGAACCTCAAGATATTATTAAATGGCAAAAATACATTATCAATAACAACGAAGATTCAATTATCAATCCTCGCTGTAATGATAAAGTAATTCTTTATCTAAATGCTAGAAAACAAAACTCATATTTAGACTGGTTAGGTATTTCTTTAATGCGCCATGATGATATTATCAATCAAGGAATAAATAAAAATTTACTAGATAAAAATAATTCTGATGAATTAATTAATGAAATCAAGCATAATTTCCAAACAATTATGATTCATAAAAGTAAAAATCTAATTAAGGAAAATACTAAACACAGTAAATTTTCAATTAAATTATTTTCACATGAAGATATTGAACAACAAATTCTAATCAACAATCAAATAGAAACTACACTAGATCTAGCAAATTATCAAAGAAATAATGAATATGTATATCAATACCCACTTATTGAAAACAAAGCTATTGCAGTTACCAAAAAAATTCAAAACATTTATCCTAATTTCAATGACTTAAATCATGATAATACTAGTGATTTTGGTTTTGAAGCAACAACACGTGGAAATATTATTCACAGTGTATTAGAGCATATGGATTTTAATCTAGATTTAGATGATAATTTAAAAATATTAAAAGATATTGAATTGTATAATCAAGATGAATGGAATATCATTAATAAATATTATTCACACTTCAAAGCTTTCTTTGAAAGTGATGTCTGCAAACTAATGAATAGTGCTAAACAATTATATAAAGAAAAAAGTTTTTCAATGATGGATGAAGGACAAATTATCCATGGTATCTTTGATGCAATTTGTATAAATGACAATAATGTTACAATCATTGATTACAAAACAGATACACTCAAAAAATCAACTTCAAACGAAACATTAATTAATTTACATAAAGCTCAAATGGATTATTATAAAAAAATTCTAGCTCGCGTTTTCCCACAAGCAAATATTCAAGCAATCGTTTATTATTTAAATATTGATAAATATATTATAATAAAATAA
- a CDS encoding nucleoid-associated protein — protein sequence MSNTILIDKILIHMLDLEHGKTIYSDTFINLVEGTTEYYDKKIEKCLENSNIKQLIVGSEHHLLQSARKMLESDESFKEESILITQDLFSLCSKIEEMPNANLMFVECKVDGKKFILIIKLNYKNMPMSLIEENDGVRSIKFVNRQILPNKTTAVEEAIIIDIENNSLSIIEKRFMIDGKPGYYLNDQYIKGEPKLSDKQKMSIVNKVVKKVDSEYAVFEGDPLPVVKKELAQLVMEHRPIKPMELAKKVVESDYNATQEVETIMRDLGIEEDDEIVNVPVSIDRMSRCKLVLDDDRVIELSVDDYLEGVDISREMDERGLTRIILKNIKDVVVK from the coding sequence ATGAGTAATACAATTTTAATTGATAAAATATTAATTCATATGTTAGATCTAGAACATGGAAAAACAATTTATTCAGATACATTCATAAACTTAGTTGAAGGGACAACTGAGTATTATGATAAAAAAATAGAGAAGTGTTTGGAAAATTCTAATATAAAACAACTAATAGTAGGTAGTGAACATCATTTATTACAGTCAGCAAGAAAAATGCTTGAAAGTGATGAGAGTTTTAAAGAAGAATCTATTTTAATTACACAGGATTTATTTAGTTTATGTAGTAAAATTGAAGAAATGCCTAATGCAAATTTAATGTTTGTGGAATGTAAAGTAGATGGTAAAAAGTTTATTTTAATTATTAAATTAAATTATAAAAATATGCCAATGAGCTTAATTGAAGAAAATGATGGTGTTCGTAGTATTAAGTTTGTTAACAGACAAATTTTACCAAATAAAACAACAGCAGTTGAAGAGGCAATAATTATTGATATTGAGAATAATAGTTTATCAATTATCGAAAAAAGATTTATGATAGATGGAAAACCAGGTTATTATTTAAATGATCAATATATTAAAGGTGAGCCTAAGTTATCTGATAAACAAAAAATGAGTATCGTAAATAAAGTAGTAAAAAAAGTAGATAGTGAATATGCGGTTTTTGAGGGAGATCCTTTACCAGTTGTAAAAAAAGAATTAGCTCAATTAGTAATGGAACATCGACCAATTAAACCGATGGAGTTAGCAAAGAAAGTTGTAGAGAGTGATTATAATGCTACTCAAGAAGTAGAAACAATTATGCGTGATTTAGGAATTGAAGAAGATGATGAAATTGTAAATGTTCCAGTTTCAATAGATCGGATGTCTCGTTGTAAATTAGTGTTGGATGATGATCGAGTAATTGAATTAAGTGTTGATGATTATTTAGAAGGTGTCGATATTTCCCGGGAAATGGATGAAAGAGGACTTACTCGTATTATTTTGAAAAATATAAAAGATGTTGTAGTAAAATAA